From one Dermatophagoides farinae isolate YC_2012a chromosome 5, ASM2471394v1, whole genome shotgun sequence genomic stretch:
- the LOC124498832 gene encoding uncharacterized protein LOC124498832 isoform X2 → MAFHKIIFINPAFIIASLFMLEMAQAIQEYRACENSFQCTTFCNNKGFNDRVCKTVTVDESPNIDGTALVNRRVCLCSESKEGGGNSATGEYFNYWFSPGHECIRNGSDKQCKEYCKRIRIDPEVCQCRLSSCKFPKKYLNVPQALGH, encoded by the exons atggcatttcataaaattatatttattaatCCAGCTTTCATCATTGCTTCGTTGTTTATGCTCG AAATGGCTCAAGCAATACAGGAATATCGTGCCTgtgaaaattcattccaaTGTACTACATTCTGTAACAACAAAGGATTCAATGATCGTGTATGTAAAACGGTGACCGTTGATGAAAGTCCAAACATTGATGGTACTGCGTTAGTCAATCGTCGTGTTTGCCTCTGCAGTGAATCAA AAGAAGGAGGCGGAAATTCAGCAACTGGTGAATATTTCAACTATTGGTTCTCACCTGGTCATGAATGTATCCGTAATGGTTCTGATAAACAATGTAAAGAATATTGTAAACGTATTCGTATTGATCCAGAAGTATGTCAATGCCGATTGAGTTCATGTAAATTTCCTAAAAAATACCTGAACGTACCACAAGCATTGGGACATTAA
- the LOC124498832 gene encoding uncharacterized protein LOC124498832 isoform X1 codes for MAFHKIIFINPAFIIASLFMLEMAQAIQEYRACENSFQCTTFCNNKGFNDRVCKTVTVDESPNIDGTALVNRRVCLCSESKEEGGGNSATGEYFNYWFSPGHECIRNGSDKQCKEYCKRIRIDPEVCQCRLSSCKFPKKYLNVPQALGH; via the exons atggcatttcataaaattatatttattaatCCAGCTTTCATCATTGCTTCGTTGTTTATGCTCG AAATGGCTCAAGCAATACAGGAATATCGTGCCTgtgaaaattcattccaaTGTACTACATTCTGTAACAACAAAGGATTCAATGATCGTGTATGTAAAACGGTGACCGTTGATGAAAGTCCAAACATTGATGGTACTGCGTTAGTCAATCGTCGTGTTTGCCTCTGCAGTGAATCAA AAGAAGAAGGAGGCGGAAATTCAGCAACTGGTGAATATTTCAACTATTGGTTCTCACCTGGTCATGAATGTATCCGTAATGGTTCTGATAAACAATGTAAAGAATATTGTAAACGTATTCGTATTGATCCAGAAGTATGTCAATGCCGATTGAGTTCATGTAAATTTCCTAAAAAATACCTGAACGTACCACAAGCATTGGGACATTAA
- the Galphai gene encoding G protein alpha i subunit encodes MGCTLSTLDKDALARSKAIDKTIRADRERQSREVKLLLLGAGESGKSTILKQLKIIHENGYNKEECYKYRRVIYANAIQSLSAILDAMNFLKINFTNTESYQLVAQYFDYPQSNHMAPIITMELAVIMKKLWLDPGVQSCYHRSREYQLNDSAYYYLNSLDRLCQPDYCPTQQDVLRTRVKTTGIVEISFRFKGLFFRIFDVGGQRSERKKWIHCFEDVTAVIFCVALSGYDLLLTEDDEVNRMHESLRLFDSICNNKWFFDTSMILFLNKKDLFEQKIKTSPLNICFPEYTGRNTYDEAAAYIQMKFETLNRNSDTKDIYTHFTCATDTNNIQFVFDAVTDVILKNNLREIGLY; translated from the exons aTGGGTTGTACGCTTAGTACATTAGACAAAGATGCTTTGGCTAGATCCAAAGCTATTGATAAAACAATTCGTGCCGATCGTGAACGACAATCACGTGAagttaaattattattattgggtGCTGGTGAATCTGGTAAAAGTACtatattgaaacaattaaA AATAATTCATGAAAATGGATACAATAAAGAAGAATGTTATAAATATCGTCGTGTTATATATGCGAATGCCATACAAAGCTTGTCGGCTATATTGGatgcaatgaattttttaaaaataaattttacaaATACAGAATCATATCAATTAGTTGCacaatattttgattatccacaatcaaatcatatgGCACCAATTATTACAATGGAATTAGCtgtgattatgaaaaaattatggcTTGATCCCGGTGTACAATCATGTTATCATCGATCACGTGAATATCAACTTAATGATTCAGCATATTA ctatttaaattcattagaTCGTTTATGTCAACCGGATTATTGTCCAACACAACAGGATGTATTACGTACACGTGTAAAAACGACCGgtattgttgaaatttcattCCGTTTTAAAGGATTATTTTTCCg TATATTCGATGTTGGTGGTCAACGTTCTGAACGTAAAAAATGGATACATTGTTTCGAAGATGTGACAGCTGTTATATTCTGTGTTGCATTATCTGGctatgatttattattaaccgaagatgatgaagtt AATCGTATGCACGAAAGTCTTCgtttattcgattcaatctgtaataataaatggtTTTTCGATACATCAATGATTctgtttttgaataaaaaagatcTATTTGAacagaaaatcaaaacatcaCCATTAAATATTTGTTTTCCCGAATATACAG gacgAAACACATATGATGAGGCAGCCGCTTACATACagatgaaatttgaaacattaaATCGTAATTCAGATACTAAAGATATTTATACACATTTTACATGTGCAACCGATACGAATAACATACAATTTGTATTCGATGCTGTCACCGAtgtaatattgaaaaataatctaCGTGAAATTGGCCtttattga
- the LOC124499120 gene encoding uncharacterized protein LOC124499120 isoform X2, with amino-acid sequence MKQIKIVSTIYCHLLLLSISLCWPSIIDAKYLDTEPEDQLQQQQPQQQHQQHTSAQKQHQKVIFKPLQLNDYHAKQLMKQSIDAQYSNNNNNLDQYAKPSDEYIKVAEDYDKESHEDKHSYSHQPYGFGYNIEDGYGNKQWRHEKSSNPHQVIGSYGYKDKNGILREVEYVADKYGFRAVIKTTEPGTANSDPAYVKMNSNPISVDYYPANGATEGYSSTPVKTKELPAYQEQQLVAAGYKQHQSSPTLYHTEPQHVQEPAFLVAAYGGGSGGGGDNGQKANSPSVSLGPYVGNDYLVGPESNHIHHTSDKH; translated from the exons atgaaacag ATTAAAATTGTGTCCACAATATATTgtcatttattgttgttatcaatATCGTTATGTTGGCCATCAATAATTGACGCTAAATATCTTGATACTGAACCAGAAGatcaattacaacaacaacaaccacaacaacaacatcaacaacatacaTCAGCACAGAAACAGCATCAAAAAGTGATATTTAAACCattacaattgaatgattatcatgctaaacaattgatgaaacaatcaattgatgcacaatattcaaacaataataacaatctGGATCAATATGCAAAACCAAGCGATGAATATATTAAAGTGGCCGAAGATTATGATAAAGAATCT caCGAAGATAAACATTCCTATTCACATCAACCATATGGTTTTGGTTATAATATTGAAg ATGGCTATGGTAATAAACAATGGCGCCATGAAAAAAGTTCCAATCCACATCAGGTAATTGGTTCGTATGGATATAAAGATAAGAATGGTATATTACGTGAAGTAGAATATGTGGCCGATAAATATGGATTCCGTGCTGTGATTAAAACAACTGAACCTGGAACTGCAAATAGTGATCCAGCATatgtaaaaatgaattccaaTCCAATttctgttgattattatccgGCCAATGGAGCCACCGAAGGATATTCATCAACACCCgttaaaacaaaagaattacCTGCTTATCAAGAACAGCAATTAGTTGCTGCAGGTTATAAACAacatcaatcatcaccaacattaTATCATACTGAACCACAACATGTACAAGAGCCAGCATTTCTGGTTGCTGcatatggtggtggtagtggtggtggtggtgataatgGACAAAAAGCAAACAGTCCATCCGTTTCATTAGGACCATATGTAGGCAATGATTATCTAGTTGGTCCAGAATCCAATCATATCCATCATACATCAGATAAAcattag
- the LOC124499120 gene encoding uncharacterized protein LOC124499120 isoform X1 has product MKQIKIVSTIYCHLLLLSISLCWPSIIDAKYLDTEPEDQLQQQQPQQQHQQHTSAQKQHQKVIFKPLQLNDYHAKQLMKQSIDAQYSNNNNNLDQYAKPSDEYIKVAEDYDKESVKHEDKHSYSHQPYGFGYNIEDGYGNKQWRHEKSSNPHQVIGSYGYKDKNGILREVEYVADKYGFRAVIKTTEPGTANSDPAYVKMNSNPISVDYYPANGATEGYSSTPVKTKELPAYQEQQLVAAGYKQHQSSPTLYHTEPQHVQEPAFLVAAYGGGSGGGGDNGQKANSPSVSLGPYVGNDYLVGPESNHIHHTSDKH; this is encoded by the exons atgaaacag ATTAAAATTGTGTCCACAATATATTgtcatttattgttgttatcaatATCGTTATGTTGGCCATCAATAATTGACGCTAAATATCTTGATACTGAACCAGAAGatcaattacaacaacaacaaccacaacaacaacatcaacaacatacaTCAGCACAGAAACAGCATCAAAAAGTGATATTTAAACCattacaattgaatgattatcatgctaaacaattgatgaaacaatcaattgatgcacaatattcaaacaataataacaatctGGATCAATATGCAAAACCAAGCGATGAATATATTAAAGTGGCCGAAGATTATGATAAAGAATCTGTCAAG caCGAAGATAAACATTCCTATTCACATCAACCATATGGTTTTGGTTATAATATTGAAg ATGGCTATGGTAATAAACAATGGCGCCATGAAAAAAGTTCCAATCCACATCAGGTAATTGGTTCGTATGGATATAAAGATAAGAATGGTATATTACGTGAAGTAGAATATGTGGCCGATAAATATGGATTCCGTGCTGTGATTAAAACAACTGAACCTGGAACTGCAAATAGTGATCCAGCATatgtaaaaatgaattccaaTCCAATttctgttgattattatccgGCCAATGGAGCCACCGAAGGATATTCATCAACACCCgttaaaacaaaagaattacCTGCTTATCAAGAACAGCAATTAGTTGCTGCAGGTTATAAACAacatcaatcatcaccaacattaTATCATACTGAACCACAACATGTACAAGAGCCAGCATTTCTGGTTGCTGcatatggtggtggtagtggtggtggtggtgataatgGACAAAAAGCAAACAGTCCATCCGTTTCATTAGGACCATATGTAGGCAATGATTATCTAGTTGGTCCAGAATCCAATCATATCCATCATACATCAGATAAAcattag
- the LOC124498792 gene encoding uncharacterized protein LOC124498792, which produces MDSMKDSDAIAEDESCSLQIIPFENDCESTDRQLISINHQTFDLRDKRFGILNPRQTKRLKKILKKEMSLIVDFDSETSFDKKITNYCAYPLHIFLQIIGQRLTENNITYRDIRLNGGAASYVLNNRNKTIYNDIDIIFNVNLQNESYFESIRKSIFKLLLDICAPNILEPDIRLIREQVLTKMVKISDNDTRWSLFSIKNFKGCTIEIKFVDKIRRQYEFSVDSFQIILDNVLDDPCIADTIICESVFGDYHEAIYHLNNKFIVTNSPEKIRGGGLFKYCFLLVRDFKPLCHETMKKLEPYMVSRFFIDFTYFECQRDKLCNYLLTHFGNDTMSKYHFLTIFCSVLKRSLKKNFNQKKIIKKYMEITTICFCTLLREFIDNHQFFDQHLTNEKPVNGYDSVNQCLNKELVVSNQTTRPILVTFVFDNIQPNISKLKRQQNLINFIKCHDNIYPKFGGYSFALLPAKIFHSINANNLHSKHEHLNHYIISYSTLYKMDHMFYKLNNENIYQHEIECNSNLFIDQCSSFNSIQNFIYEYQSNEILTKRLPDSLFPVDFSYSNITIDKFSQIPFSPPKNYRLCILNKTPIIYNESIESGIMNKSMIVNNIIKSLSSSSSSSSSQHSSCGSNVILHYDHSEETKISSYQKRPLLSINSWQQSITIPCDAINSSYPYQNVWNEYQIYSSPLSNQQQLISNTLYEPSSYYAYYQ; this is translated from the coding sequence ATGGATTCAATGAAGGATAGCGATGCGATCGCCGAAGATGAATCATGTTCTCTCCAAATTAttccatttgaaaatgattgtgaATCAACCGACAGacaattaatttcaatcaatcatcaaacttTCGATTTACGTGATAAACGTTTTGGTATTTTGAATccaagacaaacaaaacgattgaagaaaatccttaaaaaagaaatgtcTTTGATCGTCGATTTTGATTCCGAAACAtcttttgacaaaaaaataacgaattATTGCGCCTATCCATTgcatatttttttacaaataatTGGACAACGTTTGACTGAAAACAATATTACTTATCGTGATATACGTCTTAATGGCGGTGCAGCGTCATATGTTTTAaataatagaaacaaaaccatttacaatgatattgatatcattttcaatgtaaatCTTCAAAATGAATCGTATTTTGAGTCGATTCGTAAAAGTATTTTTAAACTTTTATTGGACATTTGTGCACCAAACATTTTAGAGCCTGATATTCGTCTTATAAGAGAACAAGTATTAACCAAAATGGTTAAAATTTCCGACAATGATACACGTTGGTCATTATTCAGCATCAAGAACTTTAAAGGATGTActattgaaatcaaatttgttgataaaattCGTCGACAATATGAATTTAGTGTCGattcttttcaaattataTTGGATAATGTTTTAGATGATCCATGTATTGCTGACACAATTATCTGCGAAAGCGTTTTTGGTGACTATCACGAAGCTATATATCATCTTAATAACAAGTTTATTGTTACGAATTCTCCTGAAAAAATTCGTGGCGGTGGTTTATTCAAATATTGTTTCCTTTTAGTTCGTGATTTTAAGCCTCTGTGTCAtgaaacgatgaaaaaattagaacCTTATATGGTATCAcgattttttattgatttcacTTATTTCGAATGTCAACGTGACAAATTATGTAATTATTTGCTCACTCATTTTGGAAACGATACCATGTCgaaatatcattttttgacGATTTTCTGTTCGGTTTTGAAACggtcattgaaaaaaaattttaatcaaaaaaagataataaaaaaatacatgGAAATTACGACTATTTGCTTTTGCACTTTACTTCGagaatttattgataatcatcaatttttcgatcaacatttaacaaatgaaaaacctGTTAATGGATACGATTCTGTTAATCAATGTCTTAACAAAGAGCTTGTGGTTTCAAATCAAACTACTCGTCCGATTCTCGTTACATTTGTTTTCGATAACATACAACCAAACATATCAAAGCTGAAACGGCAACAAAATCTcataaattttatcaaatgtCATGATAATATTTATCCAAAATTCGGTGGATATTCATTTGCACTTTTGCCAGCCAAAATattccattcaatcaatgcAAACAATCTACATTCAAAACATGAACATTTAAATCATTACATAATATCGTATAGTACATTGTATAAAATGGATCATATGTtttataaattgaataatgaaaacatttatcAACATGAAATAGAATGTAATTCCAATctatttattgatcaatgttcttcattcaattcgatacaaaatttcatttatgaatATCAATCCAATGAAATATTGACAAAACGTTTGCCAGATTCATTGTTTCCTGTGGATTTTTCCTATTCAAACATTactattgataaattttcacAAATTCCATTCTCACCACCGAAAAATTATCGCTTAtgtattttgaataaaacgCCAATAATatacaatgaatcaattgaatctgGTATTATGAATAAGTCTATGATAGTcaataacatcatcaaatcattatcatcatcatcatcatcatcatcatcacaacattCATCATGTGGTTCTAATGTGATTTTACATTATGATCATTcggaagaaacaaaaatttcatcatatcaAAAGCGGCCATTattgtcaatcaattcatgGCAACAATCAATTACGATTCCATGTGATGCAATTAATTCTTCATATCCATATCAAAATGTTTGGAATGAATACCAAATctattcatcaccattatcaaatcaacaacaattaatttCGAATACATTGTATGAGCCATCTTCATACTATGcttattatcaatga